A region of the Festucalex cinctus isolate MCC-2025b chromosome 8, RoL_Fcin_1.0, whole genome shotgun sequence genome:
TGGTGGACAGGTACGGAAACCCCCGCCCACAAACAAGCGACAAACccggtttggtttggttttggtttgtttgttttcatctgcCGGCCGGCGTCAGATGCGGAGCGCTGCACGCCGGCGACCGCCTGCTGTCCATCGACGGGACGTCGACGGAGCACTGCAGCGTCCTGGAGGCCACGCAGCTGCTGGCCAGCACCAGCGAGCTGGTCCGGCTGGAGATGATCCCCGCCCACCAGACCAGGATGGCGGGAAACAAGCAGCATGACACTGGTGACTGACTTGCAGTCCAATAAGTTTTCAGttcctcaacaacaacaaaaatcatttcgtcaacaaagaaacatgaaaaaacaaaaacagaacgtgtttctacgttttttgggagcaaatctgttaatatcgtgacatgacgacagttttaatatcacaatattgctgttatcgttccCTTTCCTACCTGCTCACTAGAGATGTTGGTTCCGATAAAAAATGGCGTGGCAGttagcaaaacattttgcgtttgtGTGCGCTCCAGTGAAGGTTCAGAAGTCGGACCACCCTCACCCTCATGCGTGGGACCCCTGCGTCAACTTGTGTCCGCCGTCGGCCAACTCCGCCCACTGTAACGCCAGCTCCACCCTGCACAAGTCGTGGACCGCCTCCAACAACAACgccgtcaacaacaacaacctggaCTACTGCAAATGTGAGCGGCGGCGTCGTCGTCTACGTCCATTTGTGTCCTTTTGTCAATATTTAGGTTTGTCCGCAGCGTTGGTGTCGGCCAATTTCTCTCCGGGCTCCAGCGCCACGTCGGGCCCCGGCGGCCAGTCGGGTTCCAACACGCTCCCCAGGCCCTCGGCCCCCGTCAGCCCCCGCAACTCGCTGCTCAAACGCCGACAGCGGAAGAAAGACCACAAAAGCTCCCGTGAGATTCACGCTGCGTTCGCTCTCCCGCGTCGTTCCTTTCATCTTGCTTCTTCTCAAGGCCTTCGTTCGACGCTTGCGCTGGAACACGGCGGAGGAGACGGACGGCTGTGGAAAATGTCACTTTGCATGCCTCAAATGTGTTATTTCATTTTACTGGTTGGGCTAATTCGGGGAAAGGTTTGGATTGGTGTTAGTACTTGCTGGGTTACGATTGCGAGAGTTAAGGGAACATTTGGATTAGGCTTGCACGATATTGAAATATGCAAATAtagttgctgaacatagcgatattgatattattgcgatatttaacatgtgcccaaggaaatgacattttgtgatctaatgaaatattttttggtgtttgtttaatttaaattatttgtattttatattttattatttatttatttctttcatttttatatttttattttattttatattagttttattgtagtttatttttatatttattttatttgtgccGATTAGGATTTGATTTGTATTATTTAGTGCACCTCCtgaagacattgttgtttttccagaagtgatttgtttgtttgcttgcgtTCAGTGTCGCTGTCGTCCAGTTCTGTGGGTCCGGGCGGTCAGGTGGTCCACGTGGAGACCAGCGAGGTGGTCCTGACGGGGGACCCCCTCAACGGCTTTGGCGTCCAGCTGCAAGGGGGAATCTTCGCCACCGAAACGCTTTCGGCGCCGCCGCTCATTCGATTCATCGAGCCCGACAGCTCGGCCGAGAGGTGAGAGTCCCACGTGCGTCCACGTGGGTCCACGTCGCGTCACATGACTTCCAACTTTCACCTTCCTAAGTCAGTGCAACGAGTCGGCTGTGCTTTGCGAGCGTGATCTCAATTCATCAATTTTGGTCGGTTGTTTCATCAGTTGCTTGGTTAATTGTTCTTTGGCTGCTTTCTTAGCTAGTCAGTTGGTATGTCAGTTAATTGGTCAAGATCTTAATTGGTCAGTCAAGgaggtcgtttttgtttttcggttggaTATTTAGTCAATCCATCATTTGATGGATTAGTTTGCCAAATTGCTAAGATGCTTGGGTCATTCAATCAGAGTCTGTCGTTTGCTTGATCTGCTGATAGCTCggttagttggttagttatCTAGTAATATGGCTGGTCAGTTAGTTGGTTGCTTGGCTAGTTGGCTCATCATTTAAATAGCTGACTAGTTGTTGACCAGTTGCTTAGTTGTTTTCGGTTTGGTTGTTTCTCTAGTTATTTCGTTTGCGAGTCAATTGGTTAgtcgcttttttttcttttttttttgaatcagTTGGTTGGTTTTGTCATCTTGGTGGGTCGGTGGTTGGTTTGTCAGTTACTGAATCAGCCAGTCTATCAGTTGGTTCATCTGTCCATCAATTGGTTAGTCAATAAGTTGAGTCTGTTAGTTGCTCAGTTCCCCATCAGTCTTTTTGTCTGGGTGCTGCTTTTATGACGCAGTTCGCTGGTTGTTGTGGTGGTGAGTGAGTTGGTCAGTTGCTCCTCATTTGGTGCCGGCCGGCGCGTCATGGAAAAGGAAAGCAAGTGGGCATGCGAGCGCAGTCAAGGCGTCTCTCCTCACCTGGGCAGGTGCGGCCTCCTGCAGGTGGGCGACCGCCTGCTGTCCATCAACGGCATCGCCACGGAGGACGGCACCCTGGAGGAAGCCAACCAGCTGCTCCGCGACGCCGCGCTCACCAACAAGGTGGTCCTGGAGATCGAGTTTGACGTGGCCGGTGCGTCAGCCGCCAGCAACTGCGTTCAAACTCCGACAGGAAAACAAGTTGAACTCTTTGTTTTTCCCTCTGCAGAATCTGTGGTTCCAAGTAGCGGAACGTTTCATGTCAAACTCCCCAAGAAAAGAGGCGTCGAGCTTGGACTCACCATCAGTGGTAAGATGAACAACATTTTCCTGCtcctcaaaacatttttttgtttcaaaaggTATCAGCGCTCACGTGTCACGTAGTTGCTCAGTTGGACATTTTCTGGTTCAGTCGGTCGGACAGTCACGAAGTTCGTCACTCACTCGATTGTTTCGGAATTGCAGTCATTGAGTTAGTCGGGCAGTCACATACTTGATCAATTACTTGTCAGTAACTTCATCTCTCATTAGTTAGTTGATCAGTTCGTGCAGTAAGATCAATTTCTGCTTCTCATCACATTCATTTCTCTTGTCTGTCACTCAaatcaaaagacaaaaaacatcccaaacttacggaagcatattgcattcacttgagaaaaaaaattcaaaatagatgaaatatgaagattttttttctcctgtttttctgagcagTTTTTCCTcctaatattcagtaaaacagaaacaaatgtaaaaaaaaatatactcaaaaaaataaagctcccttaaaataattttcagaaaaacaggattttttttatttttttaaattttattaagccccgcccaagtgaatgcaatacgcttccgtacgaACTGAAGTCTTTGGAGATGTGATGTTTTCAAGTCCACAATTGATTCAATTTGATTTTTGAAGGccctcgttttttttgtcccacgtTCACAACACACAGATAATGCAATGGCGCCCACTTGTGGAGAAATAGAGCAGCTGCTTAGGAAGCTTGtagatgtttgttttgttttttcaaatcatgtggtttattcatttaagaatttttttctttcttcatctGCAGCCAATAAAAAGGCAGGAGAGCCTCTCATCATCTCCGACATCAAGAAGGGCAGCGTGGCACACAGGTCGGTCgtccatcatcatcgtcatcatcaaaaATCATTTGACTGAATCGTAAATGCCACGGGAATTAAAAGTCGCCCGTTTTTGAGaaaatgagttttcatgtgacaacaaattgatattttttaaagaggaaaaaaaaaattccatcatgagaaatttttttcccaagaaaaaaaaagtacaaactcATGTTTACAAGATAGTAAAATTGATGtcttgttacgatttttttcggCAAAAAGTTtgaatttataaaaatatataatatccGTTTTCCCCctttaaaatgtttgtaatatttacaAGAAGATTTTGTCAGGGTAAAAAGTCCTAATCTTGTGATATCAAATACttgtgatattgaaatgtagttGTGAATGGACCTTTGTTGTTCCTTTGAGGACGGGAACTCTGGAGCCAGGTGACAAACTCTTGTCCATCGACAACGTGCGTCTGGAGGCGTGCTcgcgggaggaggcggagcaaaTCCTGCAGCAGTGCCAGGAGCTGGTCAAGCTGAAAATCCGCAAGGACGAGGACAACTCGGGTGAGGCCTCCCAACCGGGACGCCGTCTCGTCacattacatttacaaaaaatgttcaatttccACGCACGTTATTGGAAGGCTGCAATCACATAGTCGACCACACGGTGGTGCTGTTGGCCACAAGTCAGCTTGTGAAGCCGTTTAGtcaagagaaagaaaaatggaCGAATAATTGAACTATGAACAAATATGACTGCGTCTGTGGAAATGACATCATGAATATTTCACATGTTTTAATATGTCAAATGTTTTAAcagtcaagcaaaaaaaaaaaaaaaaaaggcatgacAGAACATTAAGAGGACAGCTTGATGTATTGAACACATAATCGAGCCGAACGATGACGAAGGAAACACTTTTAACTCATCGTCACCGTTATTATACTTTTGGAATGTTTCATTTTcgttaattttagtttgagtatttttgtgacttttcctttttttaaaagcattttcatttttattttatttcaactaatgaaatgatttttttgggtTCATTTTGGTCGACTAAAATAAGGTTGCTGATCACTATTGTACATGAAAGcacacgtgcgtgcgtgcgtgcgtatgtTACCAGACGAGCAGGAGACGTCCGGCAGCATCATCTACACGGTGGAGCTGAAGCGCTACGGCGGCCCGCTGGGCATCACCATCTCGGGCACGGAGGAACCCTTTGACCCCATCACCATCTCCGGACTCACCAAGCGAGGCTTGGCCGAgaggtgcgtgtgcgtgcgcgcgcggatggatggaaaatgatttgatttgatttttttgcgcGATGAGGACGGGCGCGATCCACGTGGGCGACCGCATCCTGGCCATCAACAGCGTGAGCCTGAAGGGCAAACCGCTGAGCGAGGCCATTCACCTCCTGCAGATGGCCGGCGAGACCGTCACGCTCAAGATCAAGAAGATGATCGACAGTAAGCCACCGGcgacgtccgtccgtccgtttgCTTTTTCTCCTTCTCGTTTTTCTTTCTGCCGGCTCAGACGCGGACGAGAGGAAAGCGAGCGAGGCGGCGGACGACGTCACGGAGAACGAGCTGAGCGACGGCGACGGCGACGACGACTTGACCGACCTGACGGACGGCCAGCAGAACAACAAACTGGCGGAACTTTACGCCACCGCCGTCCCCAGCGTCGACTCGGCCGTCGACTCCTGGGACGGATCCGGACTCGATGCCGGATACTGGAGCCAGGGTACTCGCTTTCCAGaaaaacttgttttgtttgaatAGTTCAAAAACAAGGCGTCACATTTTGACGGAAAATGTTGCAAATTTtcaggaagaaagaaaaaaaaaaaaaaaaaaaaaaagtcagattttttaaaagtctgtatatttaaaaaaaaaaagtaatacataaaatataaaagtaCATCCATGAAGAATTTTACACTTTCAAGAAAAGctcaaatatatttgaaaatcAGCTCCTTATAAAATCTAAAAAAGTcttaagtatttttttccagaaaaaaaatgtttgaattctgaattaaaacccaaaacaaaacccatcacaaaatatttcaaagtgttgtAATCATTTTTTCCGCTGTACGTTTGATGACGCAGGCACGTACAGCCACCAGGCCTCCACCGGGTTGGCGCTTCACCCTCACGAGTGGCGCAGCgccaagcagcagcagcagcagcgcacCACCACGCCCCCTCCTGGCTGCCGGAAGAACTACCCCTTCAGCGACGGCGGCTTCAGCGAAGACGAGTGGGAAAAACCGTTGGGGTGAGACTGCAAAAATGTCAACTTcgttttggaaaaacaaaacaaaacaaagaacataACCCCGCCCCCATCAGTTTCCTTGGCCAATCGGCGGACGGAATTCTGCTGGACTCCGACGACAGTTTCTGGTGTCAGGCCCTGGAAGACCTGGAGACCTGCGGCCAGTCGGAACTGCTCAGAGAGATCGAGGTTTGCGAGCATTTAGCGCAAAACTTGGAACATGTCATGTAAAAAGCTAACAGAAATGAGCAATCGTCATCCAATAATCGAAGTTGTGTATCGATCACGAGTTTGTCTCCCGCAGGCGTCCATCATGACGGGCACGGCCATCAGTTTGGGCGTGGAAGGCGTCAACAAGCCGGCCAGCGATTCCATCCGGATGAGTTCGTTGCAGCGCCCGCGTCTCCACCAGGGGGCGCACCTGCACCAGGAGCTGCACCTGCATGACGATGAAGGTGAGCGGGTGCAAACCGCCGCTTCCGATTAACAAGCTttcacagccaaaaaaaaacacaaacaaatatatCGGCTCTATAGTCTTGtctcaaattacaaaaaaaaataaaaataaatcacaagaaAGTCAGATTTGTATGAGAAAAGTCAAATTTGCCGTCAGATTAATTGTCTAATATAATAACGTAACAATAattttcgttctttttttttttgcatttcttgAACGTTGTAAATTTACGAGAAGCAAGTCtgaattttatgagaaaaaatattcaaaatttaTTCGGAAAAATCATTGACTTTATGATTTATAGGGACAAATCTGAATTTTATAAGAGAAAAAACACCGAATTTATCAATGTAAAAGTTAATTTTAAGATGTAAGATTCAGAATTTCGAAGAGAAAAAGTCCTCATTTTACAAcgtaaatgtccaatttttacaTTGAGAACATTTtacaaagcaaaaatgtcaagtCAGTATTTGACAAGGAAAATGTGGTAAAGTGAaattttataagaaaaaaaaaattgcattttattgGACACTGTAAAGTTGATTTGACAGCGGTAAGTGGACATTTTGCAGTGGAAATATTATCATCAGCACAGAACTACAGAAGTGAAAAAATTGTAACTTTATGAGGAAATTTTACATAATTTTATGGGAAAGAAGTCGGAACTGCACAATGAGAATTTTGAGCCGAAATTGAAGCAAGAAAGATTTTTGTCTCCTAATTCCGTAACGCTTgcgaatgtgtttttgtttgtttttttgcccaccTGTCAGACGGCCACCTGGAGGCGCACTTGCACCTGGACGAGCTCGTCCACGCGGGGACGCGCCTGCACCAGGACAGCACGTCGCCGCCGGCGCACCACGAGCTCAAGTCCAAGAACTCGTTGAGGGTTTCCGAAAGGACGTGGGAGTCGCGGCGCATCAAGGAGGAGATGCAAGGCCTGCTGTCGCCAACGCCGCTCGAGCTGCACAAAGTACGGACGCTCGATTACGACACTTTCATTTCACTTGAAATTTGATCACTTTTCGCTTTTCATTCGTTTTACTTTCAAAAagtatttgatttgtttttcatgtGTATTATGTACTACTATATTGcttaggtaataaatccacgataatctacaataaaactaaccataaaataataataataacaatatcaataatgaataaaaattcaataaataatcaataaataattcatacacaaataataataataaatacataataaaataaaattcatattataataatactaaaaataatacatatatatatatatattaggggtgtcaggcgattaaaatttttcatcgtaattaatcacatcacttcaataattaactcacgattaatcgcaacttttatttctgttctaaatgaacaagaaaacattttttaagttattatactcaataaaatttttaaaaaaactaataagaatatggctgcatcttttagccattgatacatcaatttcattcattcataaaattgagttaatattaaaaagatgtactgaaaaaaaaaaaaaaaagtgtgatattgatttgtgttggtcattttctgccactagattgcataattgcattttttaagataatgacagttcagtgaatttttcttttcataataagagcattctaatctttaacattagTAATTTATGAAATTCTGCCCATTTTTTACAActccacaaatacatgcattattaattaataaatgcattAGTGCAAAATTTTGACTGGATATGTTTGCTGCGTTGCAAGTGGAATTGTTACtttccaagtaaaaaaaaaaaaaaaaaaaggaaagaaagtgctttttgaaaaaagtgttttttgcctCCAAAAATTTTGCTGACGTGCATTTTTGCTTTGGCGTCCGGCAGGTGACGGTGATGAAAGATCCCGAAAGCGACGACTTTGGCTTCAGCGTGTCGGACGGCTTCCTGGAAAAGGGCGTCTACGTCAACATGGTGCGAGCGGACGGGCCGGCCCACCGCTCGGGCCTGCGACCCTACGACAGGATCCTGCAGgtaccgaccgaccgaccgaccgaccgaccgaccgaccggccgaccgaccgaccgaccgaccggccGGCCGACCGACCGGCCGGCCGACCGACCGGCCGACCGCTGGAGTCACGTGACTTGAGTGGGGTCGTCCCCGTTTCAGGTGAACCACGTGAGGACTCGGGACTTCGACTGCTGCCTGGCGGTGCCGCTGATCACGGAAGCCGGCGACCGCTTGGAGCTGGTCATCAGCCGCAACCCGCTGGACGCCGTCCaagacgacgacgatgacgacgacgacgacgacgacgcgcTGGACCGCCACCCGCTCGATCTGTAGCGCCACAAACGGTTCTGAAAAATTCCACTTTTGTTGTCAACAGGGGTCGTCAATCTCtttgcttttcctttttttg
Encoded here:
- the grip2b gene encoding glutamate receptor-interacting protein 2 isoform X2, giving the protein MDKVERAMKMVTRKKRREGGKTAAAAAAAAGQMLRSPDTFCDELCRFGLCVRDDGPYGKSKDVSGPERNTASRRHSIPALRGVTMVELVKKEGSTLGLTISGGTDKDGKPRVSNLRPGGLAARSDQLNVGDYIKSVNGINLTKLRHEEIISLLKNVGERVLLEVEYELPPTAPDSTSGVISKTIDICLHKEGSSFGFVVRGGIHEDWHKSRPLVVTYVRPGGPADREGTLRPGDRLLTVDGVPLHNASHGDALSVLAQCGQEALVHIEYDVTIVDTLTNASGPLLVEIAKPPGATLGISLTSAGHGNKRVIVIQRVKPGSVVDRYGNPRPQTSDKPGLVWFWFVCFHLPAGVRCGALHAGDRLLSIDGTSTEHCSVLEATQLLASTSELVRLEMIPAHQTRMAGNKQHDTVKVQKSDHPHPHAWDPCVNLCPPSANSAHCNASSTLHKSWTASNNNAVNNNNLDYCKSLVSANFSPGSSATSGPGGQSGSNTLPRPSAPVSPRNSLLKRRQRKKDHKSSLSLSSSSVGPGGQVVHVETSEVVLTGDPLNGFGVQLQGGIFATETLSAPPLIRFIEPDSSAERCGLLQVGDRLLSINGIATEDGTLEEANQLLRDAALTNKVVLEIEFDVAESVVPSSGTFHVKLPKKRGVELGLTISANKKAGEPLIISDIKKGSVAHRTGTLEPGDKLLSIDNVRLEACSREEAEQILQQCQELVKLKIRKDEDNSDEQETSGSIIYTVELKRYGGPLGITISGTEEPFDPITISGLTKRGLAERTGAIHVGDRILAINSVSLKGKPLSEAIHLLQMAGETVTLKIKKMIDSSDADERKASEAADDVTENELSDGDGDDDLTDLTDGQQNNKLAELYATAVPSVDSAVDSWDGSGLDAGYWSQGTYSHQASTGLALHPHEWRSAKQQQQQRTTTPPPGCRKNYPFSDGGFSEDEWEKPLGFLGQSADGILLDSDDSFWCQALEDLETCGQSELLREIEASIMTGTAISLGVEGVNKPASDSIRMSSLQRPRLHQGAHLHQELHLHDDEDGHLEAHLHLDELVHAGTRLHQDSTSPPAHHELKSKNSLRVSERTWESRRIKEEMQGLLSPTPLELHKVTVMKDPESDDFGFSVSDGFLEKGVYVNMVRADGPAHRSGLRPYDRILQVNHVRTRDFDCCLAVPLITEAGDRLELVISRNPLDAVQDDDDDDDDDDDALDRHPLDLTW
- the grip2b gene encoding glutamate receptor-interacting protein 2 isoform X8, translating into MFSVSLKCRLGVIRRQIKDDGPYGKSKDVSGPERNTASRRHSIPEALRGVTMVELVKKEGSTLGLTISGGTDKDGKPRVSNLRPGGLAARSDQLNVGDYIKSVNGINLTKLRHEEIISLLKNVGERVLLEVEYELPPTAPDSTSGVISKTIDICLHKEGSSFGFVVRGGIHEDWHKSRPLVVTYVRPGGPADREGTLRPGDRLLTVDGVPLHNASHGDALSVLAQCGQEALVHIEYDVTIVDTLTNASGPLLVEIAKPPGATLGISLTSAGHGNKRVIVIQRVKPGSVVDRYGNPRPQTSDKPGLVWFWFVCFHLPAGVRCGALHAGDRLLSIDGTSTEHCSVLEATQLLASTSELVRLEMIPAHQTRMAGNKQHDTVKVQKSDHPHPHAWDPCVNLCPPSANSAHCNASSTLHKSWTASNNNAVNNNNLDYCKSLVSANFSPGSSATSGPGGQSGSNTLPRPSAPVSPRNSLLKRRQRKKDHKSSLSLSSSSVGPGGQVVHVETSEVVLTGDPLNGFGVQLQGGIFATETLSAPPLIRFIEPDSSAERCGLLQVGDRLLSINGIATEDGTLEEANQLLRDAALTNKVVLEIEFDVAESVVPSSGTFHVKLPKKRGVELGLTISANKKAGEPLIISDIKKGSVAHRTGTLEPGDKLLSIDNVRLEACSREEAEQILQQCQELVKLKIRKDEDNSDEQETSGSIIYTVELKRYGGPLGITISGTEEPFDPITISGLTKRGLAERTGAIHVGDRILAINSVSLKGKPLSEAIHLLQMAGETVTLKIKKMIDSSDADERKASEAADDVTENELSDGDGDDDLTDLTDGQQNNKLAELYATAVPSVDSAVDSWDGSGLDAGYWSQGTYSHQASTGLALHPHEWRSAKQQQQQRTTTPPPGCRKNYPFSDGGFSEDEWEKPLGFLGQSADGILLDSDDSFWCQALEDLETCGQSELLREIEASIMTGTAISLGVEGVNKPASDSIRMSSLQRPRLHQGAHLHQELHLHDDEDGHLEAHLHLDELVHAGTRLHQDSTSPPAHHELKSKNSLRVSERTWESRRIKEEMQGLLSPTPLELHKVTVMKDPESDDFGFSVSDGFLEKGVYVNMVRADGPAHRSGLRPYDRILQVNHVRTRDFDCCLAVPLITEAGDRLELVISRNPLDAVQDDDDDDDDDDDALDRHPLDLTW
- the grip2b gene encoding glutamate receptor-interacting protein 2 isoform X11 encodes the protein MFSVSLKCRLGVIRRQIKDDGPYGKSKDVSGPERNTASRRHSIPALRGVTMVELVKKEGSTLGLTISGGTDKDGKPRVSNLRPGGLAARSDQLNVGDYIKSVNGINLTKLRHEEIISLLKNVGERVLLEVEYELPPTAPDSTSGVISKTIDICLHKEGSSFGFVVRGGIHEDWHKSRPLVVTYVRPGGPADREGTLRPGDRLLTVDGVPLHNASHGDALSVLAQCGQEALVHIEYDVTIVDTLTNASGPLLVEIAKPPGATLGISLTSAGHGNKRVIVIQRVKPGSVVDRYGNPRPQTSDKPGLVWFWFVCFHLPAGVRCGALHAGDRLLSIDGTSTEHCSVLEATQLLASTSELVRLEMIPAHQTRMAGNKQHDTVKVQKSDHPHPHAWDPCVNLCPPSANSAHCNASSTLHKSWTASNNNAVNNNNLDYCKSLVSANFSPGSSATSGPGGQSGSNTLPRPSAPVSPRNSLLKRRQRKKDHKSSLSLSSSSVGPGGQVVHVETSEVVLTGDPLNGFGVQLQGGIFATETLSAPPLIRFIEPDSSAERCGLLQVGDRLLSINGIATEDGTLEEANQLLRDAALTNKVVLEIEFDVAESVVPSSGTFHVKLPKKRGVELGLTISANKKAGEPLIISDIKKGSVAHRTGTLEPGDKLLSIDNVRLEACSREEAEQILQQCQELVKLKIRKDEDNSDEQETSGSIIYTVELKRYGGPLGITISGTEEPFDPITISGLTKRGLAERTGAIHVGDRILAINSVSLKGKPLSEAIHLLQMAGETVTLKIKKMIDSSDADERKASEAADDVTENELSDGDGDDDLTDLTDGQQNNKLAELYATAVPSVDSAVDSWDGSGLDAGYWSQGTYSHQASTGLALHPHEWRSAKQQQQQRTTTPPPGCRKNYPFSDGGFSEDEWEKPLGFLGQSADGILLDSDDSFWCQALEDLETCGQSELLREIEASIMTGTAISLGVEGVNKPASDSIRMSSLQRPRLHQGAHLHQELHLHDDEDGHLEAHLHLDELVHAGTRLHQDSTSPPAHHELKSKNSLRVSERTWESRRIKEEMQGLLSPTPLELHKVTVMKDPESDDFGFSVSDGFLEKGVYVNMVRADGPAHRSGLRPYDRILQVNHVRTRDFDCCLAVPLITEAGDRLELVISRNPLDAVQDDDDDDDDDDDALDRHPLDLTW
- the grip2b gene encoding glutamate receptor-interacting protein 2 isoform X12, which gives rise to MLFLQAILKRRLLLQKDDGPYGKSKDVSGPERNTASRRHSIPEALRGVTMVELVKKEGSTLGLTISGGTDKDGKPRVSNLRPGGLAARSDQLNVGDYIKSVNGINLTKLRHEEIISLLKNVGERVLLEVEYELPPTAPDSTSGVISKTIDICLHKEGSSFGFVVRGGIHEDWHKSRPLVVTYVRPGGPADREGTLRPGDRLLTVDGVPLHNASHGDALSVLAQCGQEALVHIEYDVTIVDTLTNASGPLLVEIAKPPGATLGISLTSAGHGNKRVIVIQRVKPGSVVDRYGNPRPQTSDKPGLVWFWFVCFHLPAGVRCGALHAGDRLLSIDGTSTEHCSVLEATQLLASTSELVRLEMIPAHQTRMAGNKQHDTVKVQKSDHPHPHAWDPCVNLCPPSANSAHCNASSTLHKSWTASNNNAVNNNNLDYCKSLVSANFSPGSSATSGPGGQSGSNTLPRPSAPVSPRNSLLKRRQRKKDHKSSLSLSSSSVGPGGQVVHVETSEVVLTGDPLNGFGVQLQGGIFATETLSAPPLIRFIEPDSSAERCGLLQVGDRLLSINGIATEDGTLEEANQLLRDAALTNKVVLEIEFDVAESVVPSSGTFHVKLPKKRGVELGLTISANKKAGEPLIISDIKKGSVAHRTGTLEPGDKLLSIDNVRLEACSREEAEQILQQCQELVKLKIRKDEDNSDEQETSGSIIYTVELKRYGGPLGITISGTEEPFDPITISGLTKRGLAERTGAIHVGDRILAINSVSLKGKPLSEAIHLLQMAGETVTLKIKKMIDSSDADERKASEAADDVTENELSDGDGDDDLTDLTDGQQNNKLAELYATAVPSVDSAVDSWDGSGLDAGYWSQGTYSHQASTGLALHPHEWRSAKQQQQQRTTTPPPGCRKNYPFSDGGFSEDEWEKPLGFLGQSADGILLDSDDSFWCQALEDLETCGQSELLREIEASIMTGTAISLGVEGVNKPASDSIRMSSLQRPRLHQGAHLHQELHLHDDEDGHLEAHLHLDELVHAGTRLHQDSTSPPAHHELKSKNSLRVSERTWESRRIKEEMQGLLSPTPLELHKVTVMKDPESDDFGFSVSDGFLEKGVYVNMVRADGPAHRSGLRPYDRILQVNHVRTRDFDCCLAVPLITEAGDRLELVISRNPLDAVQDDDDDDDDDDDALDRHPLDLTW
- the grip2b gene encoding glutamate receptor-interacting protein 2 isoform X14, translated to MLFLQAILKRRLLLQKDDGPYGKSKDVSGPERNTASRRHSIPALRGVTMVELVKKEGSTLGLTISGGTDKDGKPRVSNLRPGGLAARSDQLNVGDYIKSVNGINLTKLRHEEIISLLKNVGERVLLEVEYELPPTAPDSTSGVISKTIDICLHKEGSSFGFVVRGGIHEDWHKSRPLVVTYVRPGGPADREGTLRPGDRLLTVDGVPLHNASHGDALSVLAQCGQEALVHIEYDVTIVDTLTNASGPLLVEIAKPPGATLGISLTSAGHGNKRVIVIQRVKPGSVVDRYGNPRPQTSDKPGLVWFWFVCFHLPAGVRCGALHAGDRLLSIDGTSTEHCSVLEATQLLASTSELVRLEMIPAHQTRMAGNKQHDTVKVQKSDHPHPHAWDPCVNLCPPSANSAHCNASSTLHKSWTASNNNAVNNNNLDYCKSLVSANFSPGSSATSGPGGQSGSNTLPRPSAPVSPRNSLLKRRQRKKDHKSSLSLSSSSVGPGGQVVHVETSEVVLTGDPLNGFGVQLQGGIFATETLSAPPLIRFIEPDSSAERCGLLQVGDRLLSINGIATEDGTLEEANQLLRDAALTNKVVLEIEFDVAESVVPSSGTFHVKLPKKRGVELGLTISANKKAGEPLIISDIKKGSVAHRTGTLEPGDKLLSIDNVRLEACSREEAEQILQQCQELVKLKIRKDEDNSDEQETSGSIIYTVELKRYGGPLGITISGTEEPFDPITISGLTKRGLAERTGAIHVGDRILAINSVSLKGKPLSEAIHLLQMAGETVTLKIKKMIDSSDADERKASEAADDVTENELSDGDGDDDLTDLTDGQQNNKLAELYATAVPSVDSAVDSWDGSGLDAGYWSQGTYSHQASTGLALHPHEWRSAKQQQQQRTTTPPPGCRKNYPFSDGGFSEDEWEKPLGFLGQSADGILLDSDDSFWCQALEDLETCGQSELLREIEASIMTGTAISLGVEGVNKPASDSIRMSSLQRPRLHQGAHLHQELHLHDDEDGHLEAHLHLDELVHAGTRLHQDSTSPPAHHELKSKNSLRVSERTWESRRIKEEMQGLLSPTPLELHKVTVMKDPESDDFGFSVSDGFLEKGVYVNMVRADGPAHRSGLRPYDRILQVNHVRTRDFDCCLAVPLITEAGDRLELVISRNPLDAVQDDDDDDDDDDDALDRHPLDLTW